One window of the Novipirellula caenicola genome contains the following:
- a CDS encoding cold-shock protein produces MAEGKIKRVTDKGFGFIETDSGSDMFFHSSALEGVNYDDLREGQLVSYNVGSGPKGPRAENVQLVED; encoded by the coding sequence ATGGCAGAAGGCAAAATCAAGCGAGTTACCGACAAGGGATTTGGTTTCATTGAAACCGACTCGGGTAGCGACATGTTCTTTCATAGTTCCGCACTGGAAGGTGTGAACTATGATGACCTACGCGAAGGTCAACTCGTTTCGTACAACGTGGGCAGCGGACCGAAGGGCCCTCGTGCTGAAAACGTACAACTTGTCGAAGATTGA
- a CDS encoding DEAD/DEAH box helicase, translated as MKTFDELDLIAPLKRAIADEKYTTPTPIQAQTIPAALEGRDVLGCAQTGTGKTAAFALPILNEIGGEHRKAAPNRPLVLVLAPTRELAIQIGESFATYGKHLRLRQVLVYGGVSQGNQVRALNRGAHILVATPGRLIDLMDQGHIDLRQLEMFVLDEADRMLDMGFLPALRRIISELPNRRQSLFFSATMPPKITELSQSLLRDPVTVNVTPKSTSVERIAQQLYFVEKGGKLKLLEKILVDEKADRAIVFTRTKRGANVLAEKLDRNGFKAVAIHGNKSQSARQRALEAFRRNKVQVLVATDVAARGIDIDGVTHVVNYDIPNEPESYVHRIGRTGRAGAEGVAISFCSDAERGELREIEKFISLKLPLAPNQPPQQPRDPNAAKPKSGKGARRAPFRGGGRANRSGSHAAAAGSQTSRRPRRKQRAKQIN; from the coding sequence TTGAAGACATTTGACGAACTCGATTTGATTGCTCCCCTGAAACGCGCAATTGCCGACGAGAAATACACCACGCCGACCCCCATCCAAGCACAAACCATCCCCGCAGCACTCGAAGGACGCGATGTCCTCGGCTGTGCTCAAACCGGAACCGGAAAAACCGCTGCCTTTGCCTTGCCGATCTTGAATGAAATCGGTGGCGAACATCGTAAAGCGGCTCCAAATCGGCCTTTGGTCCTCGTGCTTGCTCCGACACGAGAGCTTGCCATTCAAATTGGCGAAAGCTTTGCCACCTACGGCAAACATCTGCGTCTACGACAGGTGTTGGTCTATGGAGGCGTTAGCCAAGGCAACCAAGTTCGCGCGTTGAATCGCGGTGCCCATATTTTGGTTGCGACTCCGGGCCGTTTGATTGATTTGATGGATCAAGGGCACATTGATCTTCGCCAGCTCGAGATGTTCGTCTTGGACGAAGCCGATCGCATGCTCGACATGGGCTTTCTGCCTGCACTTCGCCGCATCATCAGCGAGCTGCCGAATCGTCGCCAATCGCTGTTTTTCTCTGCGACCATGCCGCCAAAAATCACCGAGCTTTCGCAAAGTTTGTTGCGTGATCCGGTGACCGTGAATGTGACTCCGAAATCGACAAGCGTCGAACGCATTGCCCAACAGCTGTACTTCGTCGAAAAGGGCGGAAAGCTGAAGTTGTTGGAAAAAATCTTGGTCGATGAAAAAGCGGATCGTGCGATCGTCTTTACTCGCACGAAGCGTGGCGCAAACGTATTGGCAGAAAAATTAGATCGCAACGGATTCAAAGCGGTCGCCATTCATGGCAACAAGTCACAAAGTGCTCGGCAACGTGCACTCGAAGCATTCCGGCGTAACAAGGTCCAAGTTCTCGTGGCGACCGACGTTGCGGCACGAGGAATCGATATTGATGGCGTCACGCACGTGGTCAATTACGACATCCCCAATGAACCCGAAAGCTACGTACACCGCATCGGGCGAACCGGTCGTGCGGGAGCGGAAGGGGTCGCAATCTCGTTTTGCAGCGATGCGGAGCGAGGCGAACTGCGGGAAATCGAGAAATTTATTAGCTTGAAATTGCCGCTGGCACCCAATCAACCGCCACAGCAACCACGCGATCCCAATGCGGCCAAACCTAAATCGGGCAAAGGGGCTCGTCGTGCTCCGTTCCGCGGTGGAGGCCGAGCCAATCGCAGCGGATCCCATGCGGCCGCCGCGGGCAGCCAGACGAGTCGCCGCCCCAGACGCAAACAACGCGCAAAACAAATCAACTAA
- a CDS encoding histone deacetylase has protein sequence MTLLYYDYLFQEHDTGEHPENAGRLATVMRRLNFLGLDAVCQRPAWAPASIQQLRLVHTADHIQAVRSLCERGGGAIDEDTVVSPRSYDAATLAAGAVVDAVQRVVAGEDKTALCLVRPPGHHATADQAMGFCLFNNVAIGARVATQTLGLEHVMIVDFDVHHGNGTQDIFYADPRVSFLSMHRSPLYPYSGSEDETGLGEAAGTTINLPIKFGTSAETQRQNFRDAMLSLAEKNPPHLLMVSAGFDSHRLDPIGSLGLSSDDFTLITQDIVEVAKQYTGGRIVSTLEGGYHPHALAESVSNHLEILMEES, from the coding sequence ATGACACTGCTTTATTACGACTATCTGTTTCAAGAACACGACACCGGCGAACATCCCGAGAATGCGGGACGATTGGCGACGGTGATGCGGCGGCTGAACTTTCTCGGGCTCGATGCGGTCTGCCAACGACCGGCGTGGGCCCCCGCGTCGATCCAGCAGCTGAGACTCGTCCACACCGCCGACCATATCCAAGCGGTTCGCAGCTTGTGTGAGCGTGGGGGTGGTGCGATCGATGAAGACACGGTCGTCAGCCCGCGGTCGTACGATGCCGCGACGCTGGCCGCGGGAGCCGTCGTGGATGCCGTCCAGCGGGTGGTTGCCGGCGAAGACAAGACCGCACTCTGCTTGGTCCGCCCCCCCGGCCACCATGCCACTGCCGATCAAGCGATGGGATTCTGCCTGTTCAACAATGTCGCTATCGGAGCCCGCGTGGCCACCCAGACACTAGGGCTTGAACATGTCATGATCGTCGACTTTGACGTCCACCACGGCAATGGCACTCAAGATATCTTCTATGCCGACCCGCGAGTCAGTTTTCTCTCGATGCATCGCTCTCCGCTTTATCCCTACAGCGGTAGCGAAGACGAAACAGGACTAGGGGAAGCCGCTGGCACGACCATCAACTTGCCGATCAAATTTGGTACCTCCGCAGAAACCCAACGGCAAAACTTTCGCGATGCCATGTTGAGTCTTGCTGAAAAAAATCCTCCCCATTTGCTGATGGTTAGCGCGGGCTTTGACAGCCACCGACTCGACCCCATCGGATCACTCGGGCTATCGAGCGATGACTTTACCTTGATCACGCAAGACATTGTCGAGGTGGCAAAACAATACACCGGCGGACGGATCGTCAGCACGCTCGAAGGAGGCTACCACCCCCATGCGTTAGCCGAAAGCGTGAGCAATCATCTGGAAATTCTAATGGAAGAGAGCTAA
- a CDS encoding bifunctional acetate--CoA ligase family protein/GNAT family N-acetyltransferase, translating into MPTRNLAKIFRPKKVAVIGASNRDESVGQRALRNLIAGGFAGDIYPVNANYSELEGHRCYRSLAEIDVSGGPVDLAIICTPAASVPNVVRQCGESGVLGVVILSAGFREVGSQGEQIEAEIRKTAKGFEGLRIIGPNSLGLMSPYHQLNASFAADVATRGRVAFISQSGALCASVLDWAAREGIGFSHFVSIGNMLDVGVADLIDYFAQDRWTDSIILYVESIAHARQFMSAARAFTRNKPIIVYKAGRFDESQKAAATHTGAMIGSENAYEAALTRAGAVRVLELADLFDCAELLARQEAPAGPRLAIVTNAGGPGVMAVDALLQRNGSLAELSDTSLEKLDALLPPAWSHGNPIDVLSDADASRFGDAVAVALADKNVDGVLVVLSPQIWTLPLETADAVIEAAKRSRKPVLTTWLGGLRVQTGIEQLRQAGVPTYATPEKAVASFMYLVKYARNRSMLYETPRSVPIGFQIDRDHLQTIFRERVAACDGDSQDYETLSELDSKTMLAAYGIPVCETYAASDQAAALQIADEIGYPVVMKIHSPSIVHKSDVGGVALNLIDRSAAAKAYDQIMRQTQQKRPDARIDGVTVQRMMVGPLGRELFVGSKQGPVFGSVLMVGLGGTATELLWDRTFELPPLSERLARRMLESLRAWPLLGAYRGQAPVDLDRLIEVLMRISYLVADAPEIMELDINPLLATPTEVVALDARIAFQRDAVLHPRSPYSHLAICPYPTQFTRPLKLSSGVGVLLRAIQPEDEPMWCELIAGCSAESIQMRFRYMFRSATHELASRYCFNDYDREIAIVAEVNHDGRNKLAGVGRLVADADHHEAEFAILVGDAWQGHGLGAALMDYCLQISKQMKWKRIVAEVAPQNRRILDMFASRGFTLDRRIGADVVIAKKVL; encoded by the coding sequence ATGCCGACGCGTAATCTCGCGAAAATCTTCAGGCCCAAAAAGGTTGCCGTCATCGGCGCCAGCAACCGCGACGAAAGCGTCGGGCAGCGAGCGCTGCGGAACTTGATCGCTGGTGGATTTGCCGGTGATATCTATCCTGTCAACGCGAACTACAGCGAGCTCGAGGGGCATCGGTGTTATCGATCGCTAGCCGAGATTGACGTCAGCGGTGGCCCGGTCGATCTCGCGATCATCTGCACTCCCGCGGCCAGTGTCCCCAATGTGGTCCGGCAATGTGGCGAGTCGGGTGTCTTGGGAGTGGTGATACTGTCGGCCGGTTTTCGCGAAGTGGGCAGTCAGGGCGAGCAGATTGAGGCCGAGATTCGCAAGACGGCAAAGGGATTCGAAGGGCTGCGGATTATCGGTCCTAACTCGCTCGGTTTGATGTCGCCCTACCATCAATTGAATGCCAGCTTTGCAGCGGACGTTGCCACGCGTGGACGAGTCGCTTTTATCTCTCAGTCGGGCGCCCTGTGTGCTTCCGTTTTGGATTGGGCGGCGCGCGAAGGGATCGGATTTTCTCATTTCGTGTCGATCGGCAACATGCTCGATGTAGGCGTAGCCGACTTGATCGACTATTTCGCCCAAGATCGTTGGACGGATTCGATCATCTTGTATGTGGAATCGATTGCGCACGCTCGTCAATTCATGTCGGCCGCTCGCGCGTTCACTCGCAACAAGCCGATCATCGTCTACAAGGCGGGACGTTTTGACGAATCGCAAAAGGCAGCGGCGACTCACACCGGTGCCATGATTGGATCGGAAAACGCTTACGAGGCCGCACTGACTCGCGCTGGTGCGGTTCGTGTTTTGGAACTTGCCGATCTATTTGACTGTGCCGAGTTGCTGGCTCGACAAGAAGCTCCCGCAGGACCTCGGCTTGCGATCGTCACGAACGCGGGTGGTCCCGGTGTGATGGCCGTCGATGCGCTGCTGCAGCGAAACGGCTCGCTTGCGGAACTGAGCGACACAAGTCTCGAGAAACTCGATGCTTTGTTGCCGCCGGCATGGTCACACGGCAATCCGATCGACGTGCTAAGCGACGCCGATGCGTCGCGTTTTGGCGACGCGGTCGCCGTGGCACTTGCGGACAAAAACGTCGATGGCGTCCTTGTGGTTTTGTCGCCACAAATTTGGACGTTGCCCCTGGAAACCGCCGATGCGGTCATCGAAGCCGCCAAACGATCTCGCAAACCGGTACTGACCACGTGGCTGGGAGGTTTGCGGGTGCAAACCGGAATCGAACAACTCCGGCAAGCTGGCGTGCCCACTTACGCGACGCCGGAAAAAGCGGTCGCATCGTTCATGTATTTAGTCAAGTATGCTCGCAACCGCAGCATGCTTTACGAGACGCCTCGTTCGGTGCCCATCGGATTTCAAATTGATCGCGATCATCTGCAGACGATTTTTCGTGAACGAGTCGCGGCGTGCGACGGTGATTCGCAGGACTATGAAACGCTTTCCGAATTGGATTCAAAAACGATGTTGGCCGCATACGGCATCCCCGTTTGCGAAACGTATGCTGCGAGTGACCAAGCCGCTGCACTTCAAATCGCCGACGAGATTGGCTATCCGGTCGTGATGAAAATTCACTCGCCGTCGATCGTTCACAAAAGTGATGTCGGCGGAGTCGCGTTGAACTTGATTGACCGAAGTGCCGCGGCCAAGGCATATGACCAGATCATGCGGCAAACGCAACAGAAACGTCCCGATGCAAGGATTGATGGCGTTACGGTTCAGCGAATGATGGTGGGCCCGTTGGGGCGAGAGCTCTTTGTCGGCTCAAAACAAGGCCCGGTGTTTGGCAGTGTGCTGATGGTAGGGCTGGGCGGCACTGCGACCGAATTGTTGTGGGACCGAACGTTTGAACTGCCCCCGCTGAGCGAACGGTTGGCGCGGCGGATGCTCGAGTCGCTACGGGCGTGGCCGCTGTTGGGGGCGTATCGGGGCCAAGCTCCCGTGGATCTGGATCGCTTGATCGAAGTGCTGATGCGGATCAGCTATCTCGTGGCCGATGCCCCTGAGATTATGGAATTGGATATCAATCCGCTGTTGGCGACGCCGACCGAAGTGGTGGCATTGGATGCGAGAATTGCGTTTCAGCGGGATGCTGTGCTGCACCCTCGTTCGCCCTACTCGCACCTTGCGATCTGTCCCTACCCGACTCAGTTCACTCGTCCACTAAAATTGTCCAGCGGTGTCGGCGTCTTGTTGCGAGCGATTCAGCCCGAAGACGAACCGATGTGGTGTGAGTTGATTGCCGGGTGTTCGGCCGAGTCGATTCAGATGCGGTTTCGCTATATGTTTCGTTCGGCAACCCACGAGCTCGCGTCACGCTATTGCTTTAACGATTACGATCGCGAGATTGCGATTGTCGCCGAAGTGAATCATGACGGACGCAATAAGCTCGCCGGAGTAGGGCGACTGGTGGCCGATGCCGATCATCATGAAGCGGAGTTTGCCATTTTGGTGGGCGATGCTTGGCAGGGGCACGGGCTCGGTGCTGCATTGATGGATTACTGTTTACAGATCAGCAAACAAATGAAGTGGAAGCGAATCGTGGCCGAGGTCGCACCGCAAAACCGCCGCATCTTGGACATGTTTGCGTCGCGAGGCTTTACGCTTGACCGGCGGATCGGCGCCGACGTTGTCATCGCCAAGAAAGTGCTGTAG